The following proteins are co-located in the Nitrospinota bacterium genome:
- the nuoG gene encoding NADH-quinone oxidoreductase subunit NuoG, which translates to MADEQITLTIDGQSVTVPKGTKVVDAARTVGIEIPVFCYHEKLGPLGCCRMCLVEVEKMPKLMTACTMDVGPDMVVKTTTPKVEKAQQGVLEFTLLNHPLDCPICDKGGECPLQNNTFKYGPGDTRMEFNRAHNVKANPLSPVITLDRERCIACQRCTRYSEVIEQDNTLVMNNRGFNNEVGTFNNEPYDTRFSGNVIDICPVGALTNTQFRFKARTWDLTNSDTLCAHCGCNCNMTMGVRTNKFMRMESRPNDLVDDGWICDKARWGYDFLEGKNRIQEVRGGVDHEGATLTVLDGGVKTPSVKDAVERTANAIKKIVDEHGPQSVGFIGSPYGTNEELYLYQKLFRFGFGTNNIDHKVYAESPGLPIDHYDFSDIETSNLVLLIASDPTEELPILDLRIKKVVSRQGVKLAVLNDQSTLMDKYAHLSLRYNIGTDAQVFSALAGCLSGKGSDAKETGIEAEQMNALVEMLKSNKKVTVVYNPAALTGRSVDVLKHLLSEIQKIPDIECGAIPAAPHTNAVGALDMGILPDYYPGGVSLADNEAIKQQWGDEAPLTPGLSALEMIHKAASGELKALLVYRANPVVDFPGGKQVEEALKKIDLLIVHDICETETSKLAHIVLPSNGPGYDEGTTTNIGGRVQFRKGGLKTTHPPDWKIISMMAKTLGDESNYITSFSVTDEIAKKVRGYNEISKKSIKKEGMARTSAESSNGASPEAAKAQSPKGDSLLKLRIANYLFAHDKILDASSTLAHQFKSSIVHLHEEDAKKLGLKDDDDVIVISGDAKVEAQVEISNRCNPGGVVLPRVSDEQDVLGLVNGADAVSWVEIRKN; encoded by the coding sequence ATGGCAGATGAGCAGATCACATTAACCATAGACGGTCAATCGGTCACCGTTCCCAAAGGCACCAAGGTGGTGGATGCGGCCAGGACGGTTGGTATCGAGATTCCCGTTTTTTGCTACCACGAAAAGCTGGGGCCACTGGGCTGTTGCCGCATGTGTCTGGTGGAAGTAGAAAAGATGCCCAAATTGATGACCGCCTGCACCATGGATGTGGGGCCGGACATGGTCGTCAAAACCACCACGCCTAAAGTGGAAAAAGCGCAACAAGGGGTATTGGAATTCACCTTGCTGAACCATCCGCTCGATTGTCCCATCTGTGACAAAGGCGGGGAATGTCCTCTGCAAAACAACACATTCAAGTACGGTCCCGGTGATACGCGGATGGAATTTAACCGCGCCCATAATGTGAAGGCCAATCCTTTAAGCCCAGTGATCACCCTGGATCGCGAGCGGTGCATCGCCTGCCAGCGCTGTACGCGCTACAGTGAAGTCATTGAGCAGGATAATACCTTGGTCATGAACAACCGGGGGTTTAATAATGAAGTCGGAACCTTCAATAACGAGCCTTACGACACCCGCTTTTCTGGAAATGTGATTGACATCTGCCCGGTCGGCGCGCTGACCAATACGCAGTTTCGATTCAAAGCCCGGACCTGGGACCTGACCAATTCCGATACTCTGTGTGCCCATTGTGGTTGTAACTGCAATATGACGATGGGAGTGCGCACAAATAAATTCATGCGAATGGAGTCTCGTCCCAACGACCTGGTGGACGATGGATGGATTTGCGACAAGGCCCGCTGGGGATATGATTTTCTCGAAGGCAAAAACCGGATTCAGGAAGTCCGCGGCGGCGTGGACCATGAAGGAGCGACCCTGACCGTATTGGATGGAGGCGTCAAGACGCCCTCTGTCAAAGATGCCGTTGAACGAACTGCCAATGCAATCAAGAAAATTGTGGACGAACATGGGCCCCAAAGCGTTGGCTTCATAGGTTCGCCCTATGGGACCAATGAAGAGCTTTATCTATATCAAAAATTATTCCGCTTCGGGTTTGGTACCAATAACATCGACCACAAAGTTTATGCCGAGTCGCCAGGACTGCCCATTGACCATTATGATTTCAGCGACATTGAGACCTCGAACCTGGTTTTGCTGATCGCCAGCGACCCAACGGAAGAACTGCCGATTCTTGATTTGCGAATCAAAAAAGTGGTGTCTCGACAAGGCGTGAAACTTGCGGTGCTGAATGATCAAAGCACCCTTATGGACAAATACGCGCATCTTTCTTTGCGATACAACATCGGCACAGACGCTCAGGTGTTCTCTGCATTGGCCGGGTGCCTTTCGGGAAAAGGGAGCGACGCCAAAGAAACCGGCATTGAAGCCGAGCAGATGAATGCCTTGGTCGAGATGTTGAAGTCGAATAAAAAGGTGACGGTGGTTTATAATCCCGCCGCATTGACTGGGCGATCAGTGGATGTCCTCAAACATCTGTTGTCTGAGATTCAAAAGATTCCTGATATTGAATGCGGGGCTATTCCCGCCGCACCTCATACCAATGCAGTGGGCGCTCTCGATATGGGAATTTTGCCGGATTATTATCCGGGCGGTGTGTCTCTTGCCGATAATGAGGCCATCAAACAGCAATGGGGTGACGAAGCTCCTTTGACTCCTGGATTGTCCGCGCTGGAAATGATTCATAAAGCGGCATCGGGAGAATTGAAAGCGCTTCTTGTCTATCGCGCGAACCCGGTGGTCGATTTTCCCGGCGGCAAACAAGTGGAAGAGGCGCTCAAAAAAATCGATCTGCTGATCGTTCACGACATCTGTGAAACCGAAACCTCTAAACTGGCTCATATTGTATTGCCTTCCAATGGCCCTGGGTACGATGAGGGAACCACCACGAATATAGGTGGGCGCGTACAGTTTAGAAAAGGCGGGCTGAAAACAACACATCCTCCTGATTGGAAAATTATTTCCATGATGGCCAAAACTCTGGGGGATGAAAGCAATTACATCACGTCCTTCAGCGTCACCGATGAGATTGCCAAAAAGGTTCGCGGATACAATGAAATCAGCAAAAAGTCTATTAAGAAAGAGGGGATGGCCCGGACTTCCGCCGAAAGCAGTAATGGCGCGTCCCCGGAAGCGGCAAAAGCACAGAGCCCGAAGGGCGATTCCCTTTTGAAACTGCGAATTGCAAATTATCTCTTTGCGCATGACAAAATTCTGGATGCCTCATCCACTCTGGCGCATCAGTTCAAATCGTCGATCGTGCATCTGCATGAAGAAGACGCTAAAAAGCTGGGGTTGAAGGATGACGATGATGTGATCGTGATTTCGGGGGATGCCAAAGTCGAGGCGCAGGTGGAAATTTCCAACCGCTGCAATCCCGGCGGTGTGGTGCTTCCCAGAGTTTCAGATGAACAGGATGTTTTAGGATTGGTAAATGGCGCGGATGCCGTCAGCTGGGTGGAAATCCGCAAGAATTGA
- the nuoH gene encoding NADH-quinone oxidoreductase subunit NuoH: protein MLDDILEFLDPVLQAGFIIGTVKAVVIAVGLLSVVPLLVWLERRLMGRFQVRLGPNRVGPFGLCQPIADSIKLLFKESIIQSSADKFLYHLAPAIVVFTAIVTFSVIPFGDSFTVFGQTIGLWGANINSGILFVFAISGMGIYGMVLAGLSSNNKYSLMGGLRSSAQMISYELTLGLSALSVIVLAGSLNLIDLVESQKTVPFILMQPLAFLLFFIAGVAETNRAPFDLPEAEQELVAGFHTEYTGMKFAMFFMGEYVNMVTMSAMVTLLFLGGWNSYGIPVWPILAFAGKVFFLLCVFIWLRSTFPRIRYDRLMTFGWKVLLPLCLFNLLVTAVIKVM from the coding sequence TTGTTGGATGACATTCTGGAATTTTTAGATCCGGTATTGCAGGCGGGGTTTATCATCGGCACCGTTAAAGCCGTGGTGATCGCCGTGGGCTTGCTCTCGGTTGTTCCGCTTTTGGTATGGCTGGAGCGTCGGTTGATGGGACGGTTTCAGGTGCGACTGGGTCCGAACCGTGTGGGCCCGTTTGGGCTTTGTCAGCCGATTGCCGATTCTATCAAGCTGTTGTTTAAAGAGTCGATCATCCAGAGTTCGGCGGACAAGTTTTTATACCACCTGGCGCCGGCGATTGTCGTGTTCACCGCCATTGTCACGTTTTCGGTGATTCCCTTTGGAGATTCTTTCACCGTATTCGGGCAGACCATCGGGTTGTGGGGCGCCAATATCAATTCCGGAATATTGTTTGTTTTCGCGATCTCCGGGATGGGCATTTACGGGATGGTGCTTGCAGGGTTGTCGTCTAACAACAAATATTCGCTGATGGGCGGGTTGCGATCGTCAGCGCAGATGATCAGTTATGAATTGACACTCGGCCTTTCGGCTTTAAGCGTGATTGTTTTGGCCGGTTCCTTGAACCTGATCGACCTGGTCGAAAGCCAAAAGACTGTTCCCTTTATTTTGATGCAACCGTTGGCGTTTCTGCTTTTCTTCATTGCCGGCGTGGCGGAGACCAACCGGGCGCCGTTTGATTTGCCGGAAGCCGAGCAGGAACTGGTAGCGGGATTTCATACGGAATATACAGGCATGAAATTCGCCATGTTCTTCATGGGCGAATACGTGAACATGGTCACCATGAGCGCGATGGTGACGCTGTTGTTTCTCGGTGGATGGAATTCCTACGGGATTCCCGTTTGGCCGATTCTGGCTTTTGCCGGAAAAGTGTTTTTTCTCTTGTGTGTTTTTATCTGGCTGAGATCCACTTTTCCAAGAATTCGTTACGACCGGTTGATGACTTTCGGGTGGAAGGTTCTTCTACCGTTGTGTTTATTTAATTTGTTGGTGACCGCAGTCATTAAAGTGATGTGA
- the nuoI gene encoding NADH-quinone oxidoreductase subunit NuoI has translation MIQTAVAGIKNLLIGLSITFKNMLTKPVTFQYPEEKRTMPERYRGRHFLNRDENGLERCVGCSLCSINCPVGCIHVVSAENTEGNRVSPGERYAAVYEINLLRCIYCGYCEEACPVDAVVLREHYELADYDRDKYIATKQDLLVYPEPNQFRVNILGNTERVNK, from the coding sequence ATGATACAAACCGCCGTAGCAGGAATTAAAAATTTATTGATTGGTTTGAGCATCACCTTTAAAAACATGCTCACCAAACCCGTGACCTTTCAGTACCCGGAGGAAAAGCGGACCATGCCGGAACGCTACCGGGGCCGTCATTTTTTGAACCGCGATGAAAATGGTCTCGAACGTTGCGTGGGATGCAGTCTCTGCTCGATCAACTGTCCGGTGGGGTGCATTCACGTCGTGTCCGCTGAGAATACCGAAGGGAACCGGGTGTCTCCCGGAGAGCGCTACGCTGCGGTTTATGAAATCAATCTGCTCCGCTGTATTTACTGCGGCTATTGCGAAGAGGCTTGTCCGGTGGATGCGGTGGTGTTGCGCGAGCATTACGAACTGGCCGACTACGATCGCGATAAATACATCGCGACGAAACAGGATTTATTGGTTTATCCCGAACCCAATCAGTTCCGGGTCAATATTCTGGGCAATACCGAGCGCGTCAATAAATAA
- a CDS encoding NADH-quinone oxidoreductase subunit J yields MFEITYEVVVMLLGATAVLASLGVILCASPIYSALYLIGNMICLALLFLLYNAEFIAAVQIIVYAGAVMILFLFIIALLGGKKEIVEPSIQRSGAFTFVFLLFGELLLAAGVGTTKPVQGNLTPDVLAAIGSAKAIGVELFSRHLIPFELASTLLLVATIGIICLAKFSYSPARRRVK; encoded by the coding sequence ATGTTTGAAATCACCTACGAGGTTGTTGTTATGTTGCTGGGGGCCACTGCGGTGCTGGCATCCCTTGGCGTGATTCTATGTGCCTCCCCAATTTACTCTGCCTTGTACCTGATCGGCAATATGATATGCCTGGCTCTTCTGTTTCTTCTCTACAATGCGGAATTTATCGCCGCCGTGCAGATCATTGTTTATGCGGGAGCGGTGATGATCCTGTTTTTGTTTATCATTGCACTTCTGGGTGGCAAAAAGGAGATTGTGGAACCTTCGATTCAACGTTCCGGCGCTTTTACGTTCGTGTTTCTTTTGTTCGGTGAGCTTCTGCTGGCGGCAGGAGTGGGGACGACCAAACCCGTTCAAGGAAACCTGACTCCTGATGTTCTGGCAGCCATTGGCAGTGCCAAAGCAATTGGAGTCGAGTTGTTCAGCCGTCATCTGATACCCTTTGAGCTGGCTTCCACCCTTTTACTGGTTGCCACGATCGGAATTATTTGTCTGGCCAAGTTTTCCTATTCACCCGCCAGGAGGCGCGTAAAGTAA
- the nuoK gene encoding NADH-quinone oxidoreductase subunit NuoK yields the protein MGSQFVLIVSAAIFCIGAAGFLIRRNPLIMFMSVELMLNSVNFLLIAYSSFLKTLDGQIFALIIMTVAAAEVVVGLAIILTIFRTRHDLNVDHINVLKG from the coding sequence ATGGGAAGCCAATTTGTTCTCATTGTCAGTGCGGCCATTTTCTGCATCGGGGCCGCCGGGTTTCTCATACGAAGAAATCCCCTCATTATGTTCATGTCCGTGGAGCTCATGTTGAACTCCGTGAACTTTTTATTGATTGCCTATTCCAGTTTTCTAAAAACCCTGGATGGACAGATTTTTGCCCTCATCATCATGACCGTCGCCGCGGCGGAGGTCGTGGTGGGTTTGGCGATCATCCTCACAATATTCCGGACACGGCACGATCTCAACGTCGATCACATTAACGTATTGAAGGGATAG